Within the Alteromonas sp. M12 genome, the region GCTAAGAAATAGCGTGTATAAGGAGTATTGGCTGGTACATGGTATTTAGCACCTGGATCAAATGCATCGGCAGGGCGATCAACTGGTGCCTTCAAACCTTGATACTTTTCACGTAGTTCCCACCAAGCTGTGTTGTATTGTTCTGGCGTGACTTCTCCTGAGAATACTTTCCAGCGCCATTGATCAACCATTAACCCAAAAGGTACGAATGCTATTTTATCTAAGGCCAGTTTAAGTAACATGCCTATATCATTCGAAGCATCTGGAATAGTATCCACTAAACCGATTTCCTTTAGATATTTTGGGGTAATGGATAAAGCAACTGTGTCGCCAATTGCTTCATGAAAGCCGTCATTGGCAGCCCCTTGGTATAGCGCTGGTTGCTTATTATAGGCTCGTTGATAGTAGTTATGGCCTAACTCGTGATGTATTGTTGAGAAATCTTCACCATTCTTCTGAATACACATCTTAATACGCAGATCTTCTACGTTATCTAAGTTCCAAGCCGAAGCATGACATACTGCATCTCTTTCAGTTGGCTGTTTGAACATAGAGCGTTCCCAAAAGGTTTCTGGTAGGGGATCAAAGCCTAACGATGAGAAAAAAGACTCTGCTTGTTTAACCATCTTAATTTCATCGTAATTGTGCTCTTCCAAGGCTTTGGTTATATCAATTACGTCCATTTTTTGCTCGGGTTTGACGATGTCATAAACATTGCCCCAAGATTGCCCCCACATGTTACCTAATAAATGTGCTGGAATAGGTTCATTTTGAGGAACAATGTCTTCACCATATTTCTCGCCTAATTCTGCACGAACGTGACAATGAAGTGCTTCATAGAATGGTTTTACTTGCCCCCATAAACGGTCAAGCTCTTGGCCAAATGCATCCGCTTCCATGTCGTAGCTGCCGCGCCACTGTTCGCTTAAATCTTTTTTACCCAGTTCTTGGGCACCCAAGTTCGCAAGTTCAGTTTGCTCCGCATAAAGTGCTTTCATTGGTGGAGACACTTGGCGCCAACCTTCCCACATTTCTAAAAGTAGCTTAGGGTCACGCTCAGTTGCCATAATGTTAGACATTTCAGGAAGACTGAAACATTCATCTTCAGTACGGCAATATTTACCTGCGCCGTACATGCCTCCTAACTCAGACCCTATCTGGGCTAAACGCGCAGACTTCTCTGGATCTCCAGGGGCAGGCATCACCAAGATATTAGACATTAAATTAAGCTTACGTCGTGTATCTGCATCAACTTCAACAGAATTAAATTTTGCAGCCTCTTTGGCATAACTGGTCGCTTTGGAAGTAACTTTTTCGTTAAAATAGGCACTTAACGCAGCAGTATCTTGGTTAATGTATGTTTGATAGGCCCACTCAGCCTGAGCTGCAGGTACTAACATTTCTGCAAGATCTTGTTGCGCTTTTTCAACAAACTGCTGCGCATCTTTTTTAGTTAAAGCTTGAGGTTCAGACTGTGAGGAGGCTTCTTGTTTATCCCCACATGCAGCCAAACCTAAGGCAGCAATAACAAATAGTGCACTTTGAGTGCGTTTGAAAGTCATGTGTTTTTCCTTTTAAAAACAGAAATGAAAAAGCGGCTAATAAGCCGCCTAAATCGTTTATCACCTAGCATTGTACAAATTAACGTGGCAGTTTTGAACCAGGATTTTGCGCCATAATCTGATCTTGCCAATATTGTTTAACAGAGAAACTGCTTTTTGATTTAGCTTTCTTGGTTGCCTTTGCTTTTGCCGCAGGTTGCTTTTGTTGTTTAGCCGTTTTGTTTTCAACCGGTTCAACTTTAGAGTCACTTGATTCAAGTTCAGTAATCATTTCTTCGAGAGCTGACAAACGGACATTTTTACCGCCGTCGACACTGTACCAACCGCCTTTTGCTTCTATTGTCGGCGCTTTGCCGTGGGCGGATTTATATGCTTCGGTAAATTTCTCGATAACCTGTTCTTTGTCCAGTTTGCTCATCGTAGGGTCTACACCTTTTTTGCTAAAAATAATTGATATTGTTGAAATGCTTTTATACCGTGTTTTCAGAAAGATGTCTAATTTCGACATTTAT harbors:
- a CDS encoding M2 family metallopeptidase — encoded protein: MTFKRTQSALFVIAALGLAACGDKQEASSQSEPQALTKKDAQQFVEKAQQDLAEMLVPAAQAEWAYQTYINQDTAALSAYFNEKVTSKATSYAKEAAKFNSVEVDADTRRKLNLMSNILVMPAPGDPEKSARLAQIGSELGGMYGAGKYCRTEDECFSLPEMSNIMATERDPKLLLEMWEGWRQVSPPMKALYAEQTELANLGAQELGKKDLSEQWRGSYDMEADAFGQELDRLWGQVKPFYEALHCHVRAELGEKYGEDIVPQNEPIPAHLLGNMWGQSWGNVYDIVKPEQKMDVIDITKALEEHNYDEIKMVKQAESFFSSLGFDPLPETFWERSMFKQPTERDAVCHASAWNLDNVEDLRIKMCIQKNGEDFSTIHHELGHNYYQRAYNKQPALYQGAANDGFHEAIGDTVALSITPKYLKEIGLVDTIPDASNDIGMLLKLALDKIAFVPFGLMVDQWRWKVFSGEVTPEQYNTAWWELREKYQGLKAPVDRPADAFDPGAKYHVPANTPYTRYFLAHILQFQFHRSLCEIAGDKGPIHRCSIYGSKEAGAALNNMLEMGQSKPWQEALETLTGKPEMDATAILDYFEPLKAWLDEQNQGRQCGW